One Rhodospirillales bacterium DNA segment encodes these proteins:
- the glpX gene encoding class II fructose-bisphosphatase yields the protein MDRNLALEVVRVTEAAALSASRLMGRGDEKAADQAAVDAMRNALNSLEIDGTVMIGEGERDEAPMLYIGEKVGKGGPKIDIALDPLEGTTITAKGGNNALAVIAMAEEGGFLNAPDVYMDKIAVGTGLPEGVVDLDETPATNLAELSKALKRDVSDLLVCILDRPRHEELIRDVRASGARIMLISDGDVSGVIATSEPNSGVDIYIGSGGAPEGVLAAAALRCIGGFMQGRLMFRNDDERGRAAKWGIDDLNRKYELLDLASGNVMFAATGVTDGAMVDGVRRFAHGATTYSIVMRSKTGTIRRIETQHNFDMKSGFDPMDS from the coding sequence ATGGACCGCAATTTGGCGCTTGAGGTTGTGCGTGTGACAGAGGCCGCAGCACTGAGTGCTTCGAGGCTTATGGGTCGTGGTGATGAAAAGGCAGCCGATCAGGCTGCTGTTGACGCCATGCGCAATGCACTCAACAGCCTTGAAATAGACGGTACTGTGATGATCGGCGAAGGGGAACGCGATGAAGCGCCCATGCTGTATATCGGTGAAAAGGTCGGGAAGGGCGGACCAAAGATCGACATCGCCCTTGACCCACTGGAAGGCACGACCATTACAGCCAAAGGCGGCAACAATGCCTTGGCGGTGATTGCCATGGCCGAAGAAGGCGGCTTTCTGAATGCACCGGATGTTTACATGGACAAAATTGCCGTGGGCACCGGGCTTCCTGAAGGGGTGGTTGATCTTGATGAAACCCCGGCCACCAATTTGGCCGAATTATCAAAGGCACTGAAGCGCGATGTTTCCGATCTTTTGGTTTGTATTCTTGATCGTCCCCGCCATGAAGAACTCATCCGTGATGTTCGCGCCTCCGGGGCACGGATCATGTTGATTTCCGATGGTGATGTTTCTGGTGTGATTGCAACGTCTGAACCCAATAGCGGTGTCGATATTTATATCGGTTCCGGTGGCGCGCCCGAAGGGGTTTTGGCGGCAGCGGCGCTTCGTTGTATTGGTGGTTTCATGCAAGGCCGTTTGATGTTCCGCAATGATGATGAACGGGGCCGTGCCGCAAAATGGGGCATTGATGACCTCAATCGTAAATATGAACTTCTGGATCTTGCATCTGGCAATGTCATGTTTGCAGCGACGGGTGTTACCGATGGTGCCATGGTGGATGGGGTTCGGCGTTTTGCCCATGGGGCAACCACCTATTCCATCGTGATGCGTTCCAAGACCGGAACCATTCGTCGCATCGAGACCCAACATAACTTTGATATGAAATCTGGTTTTGATCCTATGGATTCATAA
- a CDS encoding LLM class flavin-dependent oxidoreductase, which translates to MTPAQLFCWHFMAYPHLPDDFDEKHDSAWVTVPNSLWDSQKSKGLYQEYIAQMVLADQLGFDGFVLNEHHQNVYGMAASPNLIAAALTQVTTNGKIVVLGNLLPLHMNPMRVAEEYAMLDMMSGGRIIAGFAPGGGPETFNYNVPSAKSRDQFWESLDLIVRAWTEDGPFTHEGKNFPLRYVNPWPQPLQKPHPPVWVPGSRSPGTLIECAKRGYCYFLSSRSHGSATGRAKDQFAKVLEDHGKRYHPFRMGILLSVYVGEEDATARDECEEGVWYFLKNCLKGHLRTEGRQLTFGPGVPYIPTKAWRQYLETSQPGRKLLGDAENWEELDSSNSIIVGGPDTVYERLKELIDNSSVGNLLIQFHIGNMSDDVTRASMERFATKVAPRLREYSAKVFAEKFPYMEEDLAEMETTK; encoded by the coding sequence ATGACCCCAGCCCAGCTGTTCTGCTGGCATTTCATGGCTTACCCCCATCTGCCTGACGATTTTGATGAAAAGCATGATTCTGCTTGGGTGACGGTTCCCAATTCGCTTTGGGATTCTCAAAAATCAAAAGGCCTGTATCAGGAGTATATCGCCCAGATGGTTCTGGCCGATCAATTGGGGTTTGATGGCTTTGTCCTGAACGAACATCACCAAAATGTCTATGGCATGGCGGCATCCCCCAATCTGATTGCCGCAGCCCTGACCCAGGTCACCACCAACGGCAAAATTGTCGTCCTTGGCAATCTGTTGCCATTGCACATGAATCCCATGCGGGTGGCCGAAGAATACGCCATGCTGGATATGATGTCGGGTGGGCGCATTATTGCGGGCTTTGCCCCGGGTGGTGGTCCGGAAACGTTCAATTATAATGTGCCGTCGGCCAAATCACGGGATCAGTTTTGGGAATCACTTGATCTGATTGTCCGTGCATGGACCGAAGATGGGCCTTTCACCCATGAAGGCAAAAATTTCCCGCTGCGCTATGTCAATCCATGGCCCCAGCCCCTGCAGAAACCCCATCCCCCGGTCTGGGTTCCCGGATCGCGATCTCCGGGCACGTTGATCGAATGTGCCAAACGTGGATATTGCTATTTCCTGTCATCGCGCAGCCATGGCAGCGCCACGGGGCGAGCCAAAGATCAATTTGCAAAAGTGCTGGAAGACCACGGTAAACGATACCATCCCTTCCGCATGGGGATTTTGCTGTCGGTTTATGTTGGCGAAGAAGATGCGACAGCCCGTGATGAATGCGAAGAAGGGGTTTGGTATTTCCTTAAAAATTGTCTGAAGGGTCACCTGCGCACCGAAGGCCGGCAACTGACCTTTGGTCCGGGTGTGCCATATATCCCAACCAAAGCATGGCGGCAGTATCTTGAAACATCACAGCCCGGGCGCAAGCTTTTGGGGGATGCTGAAAACTGGGAAGAACTGGACAGTTCAAATTCAATCATCGTTGGCGGCCCTGACACCGTGTATGAGCGTTTAAAAGAACTGATCGATAATTCAAGCGTCGGCAATCTTTTGATCCAGTTCCACATTGGCAACATGTCCGATGATGTTACCCGCGCATCGATGGAGCGTTTTGCAACGAAGGTCGCCCCCCGCCTGCGCGAATATTCGGCAAAAGTGTTTGCTGAAAAGTTCCCCTATATGGAAGAAGACCTGGCCGAAATGGAAACCACAAAATGA
- a CDS encoding YeeE/YedE family protein, producing MADQTIPSLEKPTRLPTQTVPVVALVAAFAVAAISLTMAGDIRPGFLVIIGGLMGVALYHGTFGFTWSYRQAVLTRDVTGIRIQLIMIGVASLLFAPVLAKGSAFGHGVGGSLAPADLEVVIGAFMFAIGMQVAGACASGTLFTVGGGNVRMVITLVFFCIGGFLATLNFGFWQSMPGFGTVSFAKLWGWEVAVPLTLTLLGLAWVGLGRWGREPKPAPDLPQNQQNSGLKRIFFGPWTVLWAGLALAALNYATLVVAGHPWSITWGLTLWGAKGAMILGWDPTGSAFWSGGFTGRALAAPFWKDTTSLMNVAIIGGAMLAASLGGRYRPGFTIPLRPIIGAVIGGLLMGYGARLAYGCNIGAFFSGIASQSLHGWIWILSAFAGTWAGVRLRPLFGYEN from the coding sequence ATGGCTGATCAAACTATCCCATCCCTTGAAAAACCGACGCGTTTGCCTACGCAAACGGTGCCTGTTGTGGCGCTTGTCGCGGCTTTTGCTGTTGCGGCAATAAGCCTGACGATGGCTGGGGACATCCGGCCCGGATTTCTGGTGATCATTGGCGGGTTGATGGGGGTGGCGCTTTATCACGGCACCTTTGGCTTTACCTGGAGTTATCGTCAAGCCGTCCTGACCCGTGATGTGACAGGCATTCGTATCCAGCTGATTATGATTGGTGTCGCCAGTTTGTTATTTGCACCGGTTTTGGCCAAGGGCTCTGCTTTTGGCCATGGCGTTGGTGGGTCCTTGGCACCGGCCGATCTGGAAGTCGTGATTGGTGCGTTCATGTTTGCCATCGGGATGCAGGTGGCCGGGGCCTGTGCATCGGGCACGTTGTTTACCGTTGGGGGTGGCAATGTCCGCATGGTTATCACCCTTGTTTTCTTTTGCATCGGCGGATTTCTGGCCACGTTGAATTTTGGCTTCTGGCAGTCTATGCCCGGGTTTGGCACGGTTTCTTTTGCCAAACTATGGGGCTGGGAAGTGGCGGTGCCGCTGACCTTGACCCTGTTGGGGCTTGCCTGGGTCGGGCTTGGTCGTTGGGGCAGGGAACCCAAACCTGCGCCAGATTTGCCCCAAAACCAGCAAAATTCAGGCCTGAAGCGCATATTTTTTGGACCATGGACTGTCTTGTGGGCTGGGCTTGCTTTGGCTGCATTGAATTATGCCACCCTTGTGGTTGCGGGCCACCCTTGGTCCATTACATGGGGATTGACCTTATGGGGTGCCAAGGGGGCCATGATCCTCGGTTGGGACCCCACAGGAAGCGCATTTTGGTCCGGAGGCTTTACAGGCCGTGCATTGGCGGCACCGTTCTGGAAGGATACGACATCATTGATGAATGTTGCCATCATTGGCGGCGCCATGTTGGCGGCCAGTCTTGGTGGGCGATATCGGCCAGGATTTACCATTCCATTGCGCCCCATTATTGGTGCCGTGATCGGCGGATTGTTGATGGGATATGGGGCAAGGCTCGCTTATGGCTGTAATATCGGGGCATTTTTTTCGGGCATTGCTTCGCAAAGCCTTCATGGCTGGATCTGGATTCTTTCGGCTTTTGCCGGAACCTGGGCGGGTGTCAGGCTTCGCCCTCTTTTTGGGTACGAAAATTAG
- the recJ gene encoding single-stranded-DNA-specific exonuclease RecJ, whose amino-acid sequence MTGNVSDSFSVERSFGGMNWRPRLEDGRESLMLAQRLELPELLARVLAGRHIGADDAATFLNPTLRDLLPDPAHLKDMNVAAGRLADGVEKGEGIAVFGDYDVDGATSSAVLKRFFAALGVDCNVYIPDRIKEGYGPNGAALLELQARGAKIVITVDCGISAFEPLAIAAKAGLDVVVVDHHVAEPALPDACAIINPNRLDDDSPHGQLAAVGVAYLLVIAVNRELRNRGFYKSRAEPDMMQWLDLVALGTVCDQVKLTGVNRALVAQGLKVLATRKNPGLVALADVARLESRPEAWHLGFLLGPRINAGGRVGQPDLGSRLLSTDDRAEASDIVKKLDGFNTERREIEARVLEEALLKAEENDMGNQPLIFVSGDGWHPGVIGIVASRLGERYHRPVCVAGIDGDAAKGSGRSIQGIDLGATVIAARQEGLLINGGGHAMAAGFTVARDRMDELRDFMITRIAAQQAALGEELGRILYFDGALTPAGANPELVHEINRLAPFGAGNSEPRFVLAGVRIGKADVVGENHVRCFVTGPDGGRIKAMAFRTADRPLGKALLESGGLPIHLAGKLRIDDWMGKNGVQFLIDDAAPAS is encoded by the coding sequence ATGACAGGCAACGTATCAGATTCTTTTTCCGTTGAGCGCTCCTTTGGGGGCATGAACTGGCGCCCGCGACTTGAAGATGGTCGTGAATCGTTGATGCTTGCCCAGCGGCTTGAATTGCCGGAATTGCTGGCAAGGGTGCTGGCTGGTCGCCACATTGGTGCCGATGATGCTGCAACTTTTCTGAACCCGACCTTGCGCGATCTATTGCCTGATCCGGCGCATCTGAAAGACATGAATGTTGCGGCTGGGCGTTTGGCAGACGGGGTTGAAAAGGGCGAAGGCATAGCCGTTTTCGGCGATTATGATGTGGATGGCGCAACATCTTCGGCTGTCTTAAAACGGTTTTTTGCAGCCCTTGGCGTTGATTGCAATGTCTATATTCCGGACCGCATCAAGGAAGGCTATGGCCCCAACGGGGCGGCCTTGCTGGAACTGCAGGCACGCGGTGCAAAGATCGTGATCACGGTTGATTGTGGTATCAGTGCCTTTGAACCTTTGGCCATCGCTGCCAAGGCCGGTCTGGACGTGGTGGTGGTGGATCATCACGTGGCCGAACCGGCATTGCCCGATGCCTGCGCCATCATCAACCCCAATCGTCTGGATGATGACAGTCCTCATGGCCAGTTGGCGGCTGTGGGCGTTGCCTATCTTTTGGTGATTGCGGTTAACCGGGAATTGCGCAATCGGGGCTTTTATAAAAGCCGGGCCGAACCGGATATGATGCAATGGCTGGACCTGGTGGCATTGGGCACGGTGTGTGATCAGGTAAAATTGACGGGCGTCAATCGTGCGTTGGTGGCCCAGGGCCTGAAAGTACTTGCGACAAGAAAAAATCCTGGTCTGGTGGCCCTGGCCGATGTTGCCCGTTTAGAATCCCGGCCCGAAGCATGGCATCTGGGATTTCTTTTAGGTCCCCGGATCAATGCCGGCGGAAGGGTGGGCCAGCCCGATCTTGGCAGCCGATTGCTCAGCACCGATGACAGAGCAGAAGCATCCGACATTGTTAAGAAACTAGATGGCTTTAATACCGAGCGCCGCGAAATAGAAGCGCGGGTTTTGGAAGAAGCATTGTTGAAGGCCGAAGAAAATGACATGGGCAATCAGCCTTTGATTTTTGTGTCAGGGGATGGTTGGCACCCGGGCGTTATTGGCATTGTTGCCAGCCGGTTGGGTGAACGCTATCACCGCCCGGTTTGTGTTGCGGGCATTGATGGGGATGCGGCCAAGGGGTCAGGACGATCTATTCAGGGAATAGATTTGGGTGCCACCGTGATTGCTGCACGCCAAGAAGGGCTTTTGATCAATGGGGGTGGCCATGCCATGGCTGCAGGATTCACCGTGGCCCGCGATCGCATGGATGAATTGCGCGATTTCATGATCACACGCATTGCCGCCCAGCAAGCAGCGCTGGGTGAAGAACTGGGGCGCATTCTGTATTTTGATGGTGCGCTGACCCCCGCTGGGGCAAATCCGGAACTGGTTCATGAGATTAACCGCCTAGCCCCCTTTGGTGCCGGCAATTCAGAGCCGCGCTTCGTGCTGGCCGGGGTGCGCATCGGCAAGGCTGATGTTGTTGGGGAAAATCATGTGCGTTGTTTTGTAACCGGTCCCGATGGCGGGCGCATAAAAGCCATGGCATTTCGCACCGCAGACCGGCCTTTGGGCAAGGCTTTGCTTGAATCAGGCGGTTTGCCTATCCATTTGGCCGGAAAACTTCGGATTGATGACTGGATGGGTAAAAACGGGGTGCAGTTTTTGATTGATGACGCAGCGCCTGCTTCCTGA
- a CDS encoding OmpA family protein, with product MAKSQKNRSKNRKVIIHISVMAALSITLGACSSVPDWANPVEWYQDTSDWIWGDDSFSTAKKARTVNKRRGNEIPGAGKSFPSLSSVPPRPVGIASSTQRSTIEGGLVADRAQARHAALAPSNLPRRARVAGSPPPPVIAAPPAPKGTRSYRSSSQPSAPPQRRRAQRLTRPVSNAPSAASLAQTGSINETMRLAIAQQDGKRPVSSSVPLIKPITQRSAAMAPAPIRRNTMPALSSQRGGIKLTPPPGVQAGSSMHHKAAFSPAASTAKVGVVHFSHGSSKVSGKSRNQLKSIVKKFKERGGGVRVVGHASSRTRNTDPYTHRITNFRLSMARADIVAKLLMQYGVPASKLIVIAQADSQPIYHEFMPSGEAGNRRAEIYLDY from the coding sequence ATGGCGAAAAGCCAAAAAAATCGGTCTAAAAACCGTAAGGTAATCATTCATATAAGTGTGATGGCAGCTTTGTCGATCACCCTTGGGGCTTGTTCTTCGGTGCCCGATTGGGCCAATCCGGTGGAATGGTATCAAGATACCTCTGATTGGATTTGGGGGGATGATTCTTTTTCAACCGCCAAAAAGGCCCGTACAGTTAATAAAAGAAGGGGCAATGAAATCCCCGGTGCCGGAAAGTCTTTCCCTAGCCTTTCTTCCGTGCCGCCGCGCCCCGTTGGCATCGCTTCATCGACTCAGCGCAGCACGATAGAAGGTGGACTGGTTGCCGACAGGGCTCAGGCCCGCCATGCAGCCCTTGCCCCCAGCAATCTTCCGCGCAGGGCGCGTGTCGCTGGCTCACCGCCGCCGCCGGTTATTGCCGCCCCACCTGCCCCTAAAGGCACACGATCATACAGATCATCCAGTCAACCTTCTGCACCGCCCCAACGCAGGCGGGCGCAGCGCTTAACGCGCCCTGTATCAAACGCCCCATCCGCAGCTTCATTGGCACAGACGGGTAGCATCAATGAAACCATGCGCTTGGCCATTGCCCAACAAGATGGCAAGCGTCCTGTTTCGTCGTCGGTGCCATTGATAAAACCCATCACGCAGCGCAGCGCAGCTATGGCACCAGCGCCGATCAGGCGTAACACCATGCCGGCATTGTCCTCTCAACGTGGGGGCATCAAATTGACCCCACCACCCGGGGTCCAGGCTGGTAGCTCGATGCATCATAAGGCCGCTTTTTCACCTGCCGCATCGACCGCGAAAGTGGGCGTTGTTCACTTTTCTCATGGGTCATCTAAAGTATCAGGTAAATCACGTAATCAATTGAAAAGTATTGTTAAAAAATTCAAGGAACGGGGGGGGGGTGTGCGCGTGGTTGGCCATGCATCAAGCCGGACTCGTAACACCGACCCTTATACCCATCGCATTACCAACTTTCGGCTTTCGATGGCACGGGCCGACATCGTTGCAAAACTGTTGATGCAATATGGGGTTCCGGCAAGCAAATTGATCGTGATCGCCCAAGCGGACAGCCAGCCAATTTATCACGAATTCATGCCGTCAGGTGAGGCGGGCAATCGACGGGCCGAAATTTATCTCGATTATTGA
- a CDS encoding LL-diaminopimelate aminotransferase, protein MDEEFQRIKRLPPYVFAEVNAMKARARAAGDDIIDFGMGNPDQPTPRHIVDKLIEVAQDGRTHRYSNSRGITGLRRAHSAYYKRRFNVDIDPESENIVTLGSKEGLANLAQAITAPGDVILVPNPSYPIHPYGFIIAGANVRHIPIGPGVDFLAGLERGVKNSVPPPTALILNFPANPTAQVVDLDFYGQVVDFCRFHGIYILSDLAYAEIYYDDPPPSILQIPGAKDIAIEFTSVSKTYSMPGWRIGFAAGNKRLIHALTRIKSYLDYGAFTPIQAAAAAALNGPQDCVEEIRNLYRERRDVLVTGMAQAGWDIPPPAATMFAWAPLPEQFKEMGSLEFSKLLLREAKVAVSPGVGFGEYGDGYVRIALVENRQRIRQAARNVRQFFRASGVPPKNNPENEKASAS, encoded by the coding sequence ATGGATGAAGAATTTCAGAGAATAAAGCGTTTACCGCCTTACGTTTTCGCAGAAGTTAATGCGATGAAGGCCCGCGCGCGTGCGGCGGGGGACGATATCATTGATTTTGGCATGGGCAATCCTGATCAGCCAACGCCTCGCCATATTGTGGACAAGCTAATTGAGGTAGCCCAGGACGGGCGTACCCATCGATATTCCAATTCCCGTGGCATCACGGGATTGCGCCGTGCCCATTCGGCTTATTACAAGCGCCGTTTCAATGTTGATATTGATCCAGAATCAGAAAATATTGTCACTTTGGGGTCCAAAGAAGGTCTGGCCAATCTGGCACAGGCCATCACGGCACCCGGTGATGTGATTTTGGTGCCCAATCCCAGCTATCCGATCCATCCCTATGGATTCATCATAGCGGGGGCCAATGTCCGTCATATTCCCATCGGTCCCGGGGTGGATTTTCTGGCTGGTCTTGAGCGCGGGGTCAAAAATTCAGTACCACCGCCAACGGCGTTAATTCTGAATTTTCCGGCCAATCCGACGGCGCAGGTTGTTGATCTGGATTTTTATGGTCAGGTTGTTGATTTCTGCCGTTTTCACGGTATTTACATCTTGTCGGATCTTGCTTATGCGGAAATTTATTATGATGACCCGCCGCCATCGATCCTCCAGATTCCGGGAGCCAAAGACATTGCCATCGAATTTACGTCGGTCAGCAAAACCTATTCCATGCCGGGCTGGCGCATTGGCTTTGCTGCGGGGAACAAACGCCTGATTCATGCCCTGACCCGGATCAAATCCTATCTGGATTATGGTGCGTTTACGCCCATTCAGGCCGCCGCAGCTGCGGCGCTGAATGGGCCGCAGGATTGCGTTGAGGAAATCCGCAATCTGTATCGTGAACGGCGTGATGTTCTGGTGACCGGCATGGCGCAGGCCGGTTGGGATATACCGCCCCCTGCCGCGACCATGTTTGCATGGGCACCCTTGCCTGAGCAGTTTAAGGAAATGGGCTCTCTTGAATTTTCCAAGCTATTGTTGCGTGAAGCCAAGGTTGCGGTTTCTCCCGGCGTTGGCTTTGGGGAATATGGAGATGGTTATGTTCGGATTGCGCTGGTTGAAAACCGCCAGCGTATTCGCCAAGCTGCGCGCAATGTCAGGCAATTTTTCCGGGCATCGGGCGTTCCGCCCAAAAACAATCCAGAAAATGAAAAGGCGAGCGCGTCTTGA
- a CDS encoding homoserine dehydrogenase yields the protein MNNPLKIAVAGLGTVGGATLQLIQAQADILSQRCGRDLVVTHVSARDRNRDRGLDLAGIAWVDDPMALATTDNIDVVVELIGGSEGIARDLVEASLKAGRHVVTANKALMAHHGNALGQLAEGAGVSLAYEAAVAGGIPIIKALREGLAGNRIERVYGILNGTCNYILSTMRDQGLGFDAVLADAQALGYAEADPGFDIDGVDTAHKLAILTAVAFGCEVDFDAVYTEGIRHITADDISFADELGYRIKLLGIATRINGAIEQRVHPCLVADVTPIAHVPGAFNAVVADGDFVDSTVYEGKGAGGGPTASAVVADLVDIARGSRVPTFAVGVNDLAKSSPAPMEDHVGAYYICLTVRDEPGVMADVTAAFKDQSISLESMLQRGRSPGEPVLVVLITHETREASMVAALQQIGKLSTMLSAPRMIRMEAL from the coding sequence TTGAACAACCCCTTAAAGATTGCTGTGGCTGGTCTTGGCACGGTTGGGGGGGCAACGCTTCAACTGATTCAAGCACAGGCTGATATTTTATCCCAACGCTGTGGGCGGGACCTTGTGGTCACCCATGTCAGTGCGCGCGATCGCAATCGTGACCGGGGACTAGACCTTGCCGGTATTGCCTGGGTCGATGATCCAATGGCCCTTGCCACCACCGATAATATCGATGTGGTGGTGGAACTTATTGGGGGTTCCGAAGGGATTGCCCGTGATCTGGTGGAAGCATCGCTTAAGGCTGGCCGTCATGTGGTGACAGCCAATAAGGCCCTCATGGCCCATCATGGTAACGCACTTGGGCAATTGGCTGAGGGCGCGGGTGTGTCATTGGCGTATGAAGCAGCCGTGGCAGGCGGCATTCCCATCATCAAGGCCCTGCGCGAAGGGCTGGCTGGAAACCGGATTGAACGCGTTTACGGCATTCTGAACGGGACGTGTAATTACATTTTGTCCACCATGCGTGATCAGGGTCTGGGATTCGATGCGGTTTTGGCCGATGCCCAGGCATTGGGATATGCCGAAGCCGATCCCGGTTTTGATATTGATGGTGTTGATACGGCCCATAAGCTAGCGATCCTGACCGCAGTGGCGTTTGGGTGTGAAGTTGATTTCGACGCTGTTTATACCGAAGGTATCCGCCATATCACGGCCGATGACATCAGTTTTGCCGACGAACTGGGATACCGCATCAAGCTTTTGGGGATTGCGACCCGGATCAACGGTGCGATTGAACAGCGGGTCCATCCCTGTTTGGTGGCCGATGTAACGCCCATTGCCCATGTTCCGGGTGCTTTTAATGCCGTGGTCGCCGATGGCGATTTCGTCGATAGCACGGTTTATGAGGGCAAAGGGGCAGGGGGCGGTCCAACGGCATCGGCGGTTGTTGCTGATTTGGTGGATATTGCCCGTGGTTCCCGGGTGCCAACCTTTGCGGTTGGCGTCAATGATTTGGCTAAATCAAGCCCGGCACCCATGGAAGATCATGTCGGGGCCTATTACATTTGCCTGACCGTGCGCGATGAACCGGGCGTTATGGCGGATGTCACAGCGGCGTTCAAGGATCAGTCTATTTCCCTTGAATCCATGCTTCAGCGTGGCCGTTCTCCGGGGGAACCCGTTCTGGTGGTTCTCATTACCCATGAAACCCGTGAGGCATCCATGGTGGCCGCGCTTCAACAAATTGGAAAGTTATCCACAATGTTGTCCGCGCCACGCATGATTCGCATGGAAGCGCTGTAA